The proteins below come from a single Natrinema sp. SYSU A 869 genomic window:
- the dpsA gene encoding DNA starvation/stationary phase protection protein DpsA, with translation MMSTPHLRSHDQSHVRQEWDAVADNGLHLEQDVAKELVTALNSEVSGLYILFNQVRKHYWLVEGAELTLISDFLEDAADRLTEMTDDIAIRISALGGVPACGPMGIRQHAPIFIEEAHHYDIRSSLERDLDGYATLAVQWREHIELADQLGDKATSELLRRHLKTLEEDAHVLDRYLADDTLVLRNATG, from the coding sequence ATGATGAGTACACCACATCTCCGGAGCCATGACCAATCTCATGTCCGTCAGGAATGGGACGCGGTAGCCGACAATGGGCTCCATCTCGAACAGGACGTAGCTAAAGAGCTGGTCACGGCCTTGAACAGCGAAGTGTCGGGACTGTATATCCTCTTCAATCAGGTGCGCAAGCATTACTGGCTCGTCGAGGGGGCCGAACTGACCCTGATCAGTGACTTCCTTGAGGATGCTGCCGACCGGCTCACGGAGATGACCGACGACATCGCCATTCGGATCAGCGCGCTCGGCGGTGTTCCGGCCTGTGGGCCGATGGGTATCCGCCAACACGCGCCCATATTCATCGAAGAAGCCCATCACTACGATATCCGCTCGTCGCTCGAGCGTGACCTCGACGGGTACGCGACGCTCGCGGTGCAGTGGCGTGAACATATCGAACTGGCGGACCAGCTCGGCGATAAGGCGACGAGCGAACTCCTGCGCCGCCATCTGAAGACACTCGAAGAAGACGCGCACGTCCTCGATCGATACCTTGCCGATGATACGCTCGTTCTGCGCAACGCGACCGGGTGA
- the dpsA gene encoding DNA starvation/stationary phase protection protein DpsA, with amino-acid sequence MAQKQGRLVREPDTGERRQEWGTIAENALRVNRADAGVLIDALSVDHAGSFNLFYLLRKHYWTAAGAEHEEVANFLEDAYKRVRKINDELAIRIVELGGIPPNTPPTLQERAEVPLEAEDLYDLRASLEGDLDGYAILIVSMREHIALAEEKADPGTAELLRDHLENLEDDAHTIEQFLEDETLVRAEVLKER; translated from the coding sequence ATGGCACAGAAACAAGGCCGACTCGTTCGGGAGCCCGATACAGGCGAGCGCCGTCAAGAATGGGGTACCATCGCAGAGAACGCACTCCGGGTCAACCGCGCCGACGCCGGGGTACTCATTGACGCCCTGAGCGTCGACCACGCAGGATCGTTCAACCTGTTCTACCTGCTTCGCAAGCATTACTGGACCGCTGCAGGTGCCGAACACGAAGAGGTCGCTAACTTCCTCGAGGATGCGTATAAACGAGTGCGCAAGATTAACGACGAGCTCGCAATTCGTATCGTCGAACTGGGTGGGATTCCCCCGAACACACCGCCGACGCTTCAGGAACGGGCCGAGGTCCCCCTCGAGGCCGAGGATCTGTACGACCTTCGTGCCTCCTTGGAGGGTGATCTCGATGGATATGCGATCCTGATAGTCAGTATGCGTGAACATATTGCTCTGGCAGAAGAGAAGGCCGACCCGGGCACGGCTGAACTGCTCCGTGACCACCTCGAAAACCTCGAAGATGACGCCCACACTATCGAGCAATTCCTCGAAGATGAGACGCTCGTTCGAGCGGAGGTGCTGAAGGAACGATGA
- the dpsA gene encoding DNA starvation/stationary phase protection protein DpsA gives MSSQETTVRQEAGTVDENALRLDQDKAEQIVEALNSELANSYVLYHQLKKHHWVVEGAEFLPLHEFLEEAYEHVEEGADEIAERAQALGGVPVSGPSNLEERATVEFEGEDVYDVRTMFENDLEMYGEIIESMRGSIELAENLGDPATGEMLREILVDLEEDGHHFEHYLEDDTLVLESATH, from the coding sequence ATGAGTTCCCAAGAGACGACCGTCCGTCAAGAAGCCGGCACCGTCGACGAAAACGCGCTCCGGCTCGATCAGGACAAAGCCGAGCAGATCGTCGAGGCACTGAACTCCGAACTGGCGAACTCGTACGTCCTCTACCACCAGCTCAAAAAGCACCACTGGGTCGTCGAGGGAGCCGAGTTCCTGCCGCTGCACGAGTTTCTCGAGGAAGCCTACGAGCACGTCGAAGAGGGTGCCGACGAGATCGCCGAGCGTGCGCAGGCGCTGGGCGGCGTCCCCGTCTCAGGCCCGTCGAACCTCGAGGAGCGCGCGACCGTCGAGTTCGAGGGTGAAGACGTCTACGATGTTCGCACTATGTTCGAGAACGATCTCGAGATGTACGGCGAGATCATCGAGTCAATGCGCGGCAGCATCGAACTCGCCGAGAACCTCGGTGACCCCGCAACCGGCGAGATGCTGCGCGAGATTCTCGTCGACCTCGAAGAAGACGGTCACCACTTCGAACACTACCTCGAAGACGACACGCTCGTCCTCGAGAGTGCCACTCACTGA
- a CDS encoding winged helix-turn-helix transcriptional regulator, translating to MLRSLHLYGEQRFSDLQETTTADSATLSRVLGDLEEQDLISRRLEDRPIATYYDLTERGASLTGVFEEFEAWAFEHTAAEMPDVELPE from the coding sequence GTGCTGCGGAGCCTCCATCTCTACGGGGAACAGCGATTCAGTGACCTCCAGGAAACGACAACTGCCGATTCGGCCACCCTCTCCCGCGTACTCGGAGACTTAGAAGAACAGGACCTCATCAGCCGACGACTCGAGGACCGTCCCATCGCTACGTACTACGACCTGACAGAGCGAGGTGCATCTCTCACCGGCGTCTTCGAAGAATTCGAGGCGTGGGCATTCGAGCACACGGCCGCGGAGATGCCGGACGTCGAGTTACCGGAGTAA
- a CDS encoding FAD-binding oxidoreductase, whose protein sequence is MAQHAHPDEQTEQFEAGLHGNLIRPDDADYDDARAVWNGMIDKQPALIARCRGVGDVISAVDFAREHDLLVAVRGGGHNVAGTAVCDDGLVIDLSEMQGVWVDPDAQTAWVQAGATWADVDHETQAFGLATPGGVVSATGVAGLTLGGGIGHLRCKYGLSCDNLASVDVVTGEGEYLTASDDENPELFWGLRGGGGNFGVVTGFEFGLHPVGPDVATCLVFYPGTRLAECLRRYREYVVSAPEEASTLTSAGVMPDEEIFPADAVDTSKIGIVGCYAGPIKDGERALRPLREIGEPIADFSGTMPYVEFQQLFDEDYPDGMRYYWKSLYLDGLSESAIDRIAYWSDVAPSPLSTVDVWQLGGAIAGVDVEDSAFAGRYAPYLLGVEANWERPEDDDANVEWVRDCLDGMRQFSDGSVYLNFPGFFEEGDDMMRSTFGPAYERLVALKDEYDPTNLFRRNQNIAPSENARSDGGACHD, encoded by the coding sequence ATGGCACAACATGCCCACCCTGATGAACAGACCGAACAGTTCGAAGCAGGACTTCATGGTAACCTGATTCGTCCCGACGACGCTGACTACGACGACGCTCGCGCGGTGTGGAACGGAATGATCGACAAGCAACCGGCCCTGATCGCTCGATGTCGGGGCGTGGGAGACGTCATCAGCGCGGTCGACTTTGCCCGTGAGCACGACCTGCTCGTGGCGGTACGTGGTGGTGGCCACAACGTCGCCGGAACCGCCGTTTGCGATGACGGGCTCGTCATCGATCTCTCCGAAATGCAGGGCGTATGGGTAGACCCGGATGCACAAACAGCGTGGGTCCAAGCCGGGGCTACGTGGGCGGATGTGGACCACGAAACCCAGGCATTTGGTTTGGCGACGCCCGGCGGGGTCGTCTCCGCCACGGGCGTCGCGGGGTTGACACTCGGTGGTGGAATTGGCCACCTCCGCTGCAAGTACGGATTGAGCTGTGACAACCTCGCATCCGTAGACGTGGTCACCGGAGAAGGTGAGTATCTGACCGCTAGCGATGACGAGAACCCGGAGTTGTTCTGGGGTCTTCGCGGCGGAGGCGGGAACTTTGGAGTGGTGACCGGCTTCGAGTTCGGCCTCCACCCGGTCGGACCCGACGTGGCGACATGTCTCGTATTCTACCCGGGAACCCGGTTGGCCGAGTGTCTGCGGAGGTACCGCGAGTACGTCGTCTCCGCCCCCGAGGAAGCCAGCACGCTCACGTCGGCGGGCGTAATGCCCGACGAGGAAATTTTTCCGGCGGATGCTGTAGATACCTCCAAAATCGGAATTGTGGGCTGTTATGCAGGACCGATTAAGGACGGCGAGCGCGCACTGAGGCCCCTGCGAGAGATCGGCGAGCCGATCGCCGACTTCAGCGGGACGATGCCATACGTGGAGTTCCAGCAACTCTTTGACGAGGACTACCCCGACGGGATGCGCTACTACTGGAAATCGCTGTACCTCGACGGCCTCTCGGAGTCCGCCATCGATCGAATTGCCTACTGGAGTGACGTGGCACCGTCACCGCTCTCGACAGTCGATGTGTGGCAGTTGGGGGGTGCAATCGCCGGAGTTGACGTCGAGGATAGTGCGTTCGCGGGGCGATACGCGCCCTACCTGCTCGGTGTCGAGGCAAACTGGGAACGCCCGGAGGACGACGACGCTAACGTCGAGTGGGTGCGTGACTGTCTCGACGGCATGCGCCAGTTCTCGGACGGCTCGGTGTACCTGAACTTCCCGGGATTCTTCGAAGAGGGCGACGACATGATGCGATCCACGTTCGGCCCGGCGTACGAGCGGTTGGTCGCGCTAAAGGATGAGTACGACCCGACGAATTTGTTTCGCCGCAACCAGAACATCGCACCGTCCGAAAACGCTCGATCCGACGGTGGGGCGTGCCATGACTGA
- a CDS encoding cupin domain-containing protein: MTAIDRGKQDRVLDWGGFPGRWEITRSTADTDGELLEMRFEIEDVPEDGPFVHTHPHAEERYEVVSGVLEVYVDGEWMEVTAGEEHTVPPGTAHTFRNATPVEIRNVHEPALQHEAFFRRFHQLVTEQGVSLPPEGFKDVVLLAMLTTEHEEDIYAVSPPHWVFKGLSGLGRLLGYHLPD, from the coding sequence ATGACGGCAATAGATCGCGGCAAGCAGGATCGCGTCCTCGATTGGGGTGGTTTCCCTGGCCGCTGGGAAATCACGCGTTCGACAGCGGACACGGACGGGGAACTGCTGGAAATGCGATTTGAGATCGAAGACGTCCCCGAAGATGGCCCGTTCGTCCACACCCATCCGCACGCCGAGGAGCGCTACGAAGTGGTTTCGGGCGTGCTAGAAGTGTACGTGGACGGGGAATGGATGGAGGTAACGGCCGGTGAGGAACACACCGTCCCTCCAGGCACGGCCCACACGTTCAGGAACGCGACCCCCGTCGAGATCAGAAACGTCCACGAGCCCGCCCTACAGCACGAGGCGTTCTTCCGGCGGTTCCATCAGCTCGTCACGGAGCAAGGTGTGTCATTGCCTCCGGAGGGCTTCAAAGATGTCGTGTTGTTAGCGATGCTGACGACAGAACACGAGGAGGACATATACGCAGTGAGTCCCCCACACTGGGTCTTTAAGGGTCTATCTGGCCTGGGCCGCTTGCTCGGGTACCACCTCCCAGATTAG
- a CDS encoding ArsR family transcriptional regulator, translating into MSQTRFTPDLDLDGLSPDEAFAILGNEIRLEIIRVLWRAGAAHVYDDGSDAVEVVSYSELQNEVDVDDNGKFNYHLSELAPHFVRRTDDGYRLSSAGKQIARTVIAVSGAESLDFSQELDENCPLCGATVAATYEDQWLRVGCTECDGLFGDQAPTGTLFLTNYPAAGLTTRNTKQALAAGLYRCALDITYLMYGICRECAGPISSSVTVCDVHERDGKHACDTCGTPFPVWADMRCNTCGFAKRLPVEMFATGLVLATELTGNPELDIDSPAVDDAIELLQNNVETNVSMEPLRVSLCIEVETTVFTLTLDDEMNIVEFNREPRTDTVVS; encoded by the coding sequence ATGTCTCAGACTCGGTTCACTCCTGATCTCGACCTGGACGGGCTTTCCCCGGACGAGGCCTTTGCCATTCTGGGGAACGAAATCCGGTTAGAGATCATCCGCGTGCTCTGGCGGGCAGGTGCTGCCCACGTGTACGACGACGGCTCTGATGCTGTCGAAGTGGTGTCGTATTCCGAGTTGCAAAACGAGGTTGACGTCGATGATAACGGGAAGTTCAACTACCACCTCTCGGAACTCGCTCCTCACTTCGTCCGCCGAACTGACGACGGATACCGGTTGAGCAGTGCAGGAAAGCAGATCGCCAGAACGGTGATAGCCGTTTCTGGAGCGGAGAGCCTTGACTTCTCTCAGGAACTCGACGAGAATTGCCCGTTGTGCGGAGCAACCGTTGCGGCCACCTACGAGGATCAGTGGCTGCGAGTCGGCTGCACCGAGTGTGATGGGTTGTTCGGCGATCAAGCGCCGACGGGGACGCTCTTCCTCACGAACTATCCGGCAGCAGGGCTGACGACCCGCAACACTAAGCAAGCGCTCGCAGCCGGACTCTATCGGTGTGCTCTGGACATAACGTATCTAATGTACGGCATCTGTCGGGAGTGTGCCGGGCCGATCTCGTCGTCGGTGACAGTCTGTGACGTGCACGAACGTGATGGGAAGCACGCCTGCGACACCTGTGGAACGCCGTTTCCGGTCTGGGCAGATATGAGATGTAACACCTGTGGATTCGCCAAGCGGTTACCAGTCGAGATGTTTGCAACTGGTCTCGTCTTGGCAACCGAACTGACCGGCAATCCCGAGTTAGACATCGACTCACCGGCGGTCGACGACGCCATCGAACTGCTACAGAACAACGTCGAGACCAACGTCTCGATGGAGCCTCTCCGCGTATCGCTTTGTATCGAGGTCGAAACGACGGTGTTCACTCTCACCTTGGACGACGAGATGAACATCGTCGAGTTCAATCGGGAGCCACGGACTGACACCGTCGTTTCGTAA
- a CDS encoding alpha/beta fold hydrolase, whose product MAATPKTESNKQIVRRLLDDVVTEGNIDLIDDLFAEDVLDHTLMGDTRGREPIKERAESLHAAFSDFSATAEKLVAEGDTVALWAIDQGTHDGEFLGIEPTGRGVEYPATAFFQMEDGKIVERWVQPDLFGLMQQLGVIELPRDPSSRRTMETATSADGTPIAYERTGSGPPIVLVYGNGDILQFWEEGGVRSAFADQYTVHTIERRGRGESGDAAEYKLEREAEDVAAVVEAIDEPVTLLGHSGGALYSLEAALRTDNLRTLILYEPPIQVGDNELDIAEELTEMRALMERDESEQALVQFMRDIAGLPPDEIDALRSAPVWQEMVAAAHTLPRELEGINEYEFEAARFENVIIPTLLLSGSKSPPLYKDATKAVNESLPDSRIAIFEGEQHMAIHTAPDRFINEVITFIEGSS is encoded by the coding sequence ATGGCAGCAACACCCAAAACCGAGTCAAACAAACAGATTGTCCGCCGGCTATTAGACGACGTGGTGACCGAGGGAAACATCGACCTCATTGACGACCTCTTCGCGGAGGACGTACTCGACCACACTCTGATGGGCGACACCCGAGGCCGTGAACCGATCAAAGAACGAGCCGAATCCCTGCACGCCGCGTTTTCGGACTTCTCAGCGACCGCCGAGAAGTTGGTCGCTGAGGGTGATACTGTGGCACTGTGGGCGATTGATCAAGGAACGCACGATGGCGAGTTTCTGGGCATCGAACCGACGGGACGGGGGGTTGAATACCCGGCCACGGCGTTCTTCCAGATGGAAGATGGGAAAATCGTCGAACGGTGGGTCCAGCCCGACTTGTTCGGCCTTATGCAGCAACTCGGCGTCATCGAACTGCCCAGAGACCCGTCGAGCCGAAGAACGATGGAAACGGCCACATCAGCAGATGGTACGCCAATTGCTTATGAACGAACCGGAAGCGGGCCACCGATCGTACTCGTATACGGGAACGGCGACATCCTCCAGTTCTGGGAAGAGGGGGGAGTCCGTTCCGCGTTCGCCGACCAGTACACGGTCCACACCATCGAGCGCCGAGGCCGCGGCGAGAGCGGTGACGCCGCCGAGTACAAACTGGAACGCGAGGCCGAGGATGTGGCGGCAGTCGTCGAGGCCATCGACGAACCGGTGACGCTGCTGGGCCACTCCGGTGGCGCCCTCTATTCGCTGGAGGCGGCCCTGCGAACCGACAACCTCCGTACACTCATCTTGTACGAACCACCGATTCAGGTCGGCGACAACGAACTCGACATCGCCGAGGAGCTCACTGAGATGAGAGCGCTGATGGAGCGCGATGAGAGTGAGCAAGCGCTCGTCCAATTCATGCGTGACATCGCAGGTCTTCCGCCGGACGAGATTGACGCGCTTCGTTCGGCACCGGTCTGGCAGGAGATGGTCGCTGCGGCCCATACACTCCCTCGGGAGTTAGAGGGGATCAACGAGTATGAGTTCGAGGCAGCCCGGTTCGAAAATGTGATCATACCGACGTTGCTGTTGTCCGGCAGCAAGAGCCCCCCACTGTACAAAGACGCGACGAAAGCGGTCAACGAATCACTTCCTGACAGCCGGATCGCCATTTTCGAGGGAGAACAGCACATGGCGATACACACCGCACCGGACCGGTTCATCAACGAGGTGATCACGTTTATCGAGGGATCATCCTGA
- a CDS encoding plastocyanin/azurin family copper-binding protein, translated as MTPPNETTDQTSIEQLGTGRRPLLKILGTSAALSLESGVAAAHDGDSGDNGTEGNGGAEIDPRYGFSTPNADNIPGELEPDHEVELHIADPVPENHGPLFHFEPTGLAVEEGDIVQFTFTTPDHTITAYHPGHGFQQRVPDGVPPFSSPVVNAGGGWLYQFEEEGLYDLYCAPHHPLGMTMRIVVGELDEGDEPEYEDTFEGTEDPPLLPPFSKEMLEEELEVFSEPGKNVRPEWVWLTPAEVLDTEVLDPGQIQAEGSVPFSDVLDEISRIETSHGHE; from the coding sequence ATGACACCACCAAACGAGACAACCGACCAGACGAGCATCGAACAACTCGGAACCGGACGGCGTCCGCTGTTGAAAATACTCGGGACCAGCGCGGCACTTTCGCTCGAAAGTGGCGTAGCAGCCGCTCACGACGGCGATAGCGGCGACAACGGGACCGAGGGAAACGGTGGTGCGGAGATCGATCCACGTTACGGCTTTTCCACGCCGAACGCCGACAATATTCCGGGGGAACTCGAACCAGATCACGAGGTCGAACTTCACATCGCCGATCCTGTGCCTGAAAACCACGGCCCCCTGTTCCACTTCGAACCGACTGGACTGGCAGTAGAGGAAGGTGACATCGTCCAGTTCACCTTCACGACTCCCGACCACACGATCACGGCCTACCATCCCGGCCACGGGTTCCAGCAGCGGGTTCCAGATGGTGTGCCGCCGTTCTCGTCGCCGGTCGTAAACGCTGGTGGAGGCTGGCTCTACCAGTTCGAGGAGGAGGGCCTGTACGATCTGTACTGTGCCCCGCATCACCCCCTCGGAATGACGATGCGAATCGTCGTCGGAGAACTCGATGAGGGGGATGAACCGGAGTACGAGGACACGTTTGAGGGCACCGAGGATCCGCCACTCCTGCCTCCGTTTAGCAAGGAGATGCTTGAGGAGGAACTCGAAGTATTCAGTGAGCCTGGCAAAAACGTCCGTCCCGAGTGGGTGTGGCTCACGCCAGCGGAGGTTCTCGATACGGAGGTACTCGACCCCGGGCAGATCCAAGCAGAGGGCTCAGTCCCGTTCAGTGATGTCCTCGACGAAATCAGCCGTATTGAGACGAGTCACGGCCACGAGTGA
- a CDS encoding hemolysin family protein: MQAPEILLRLVAGAALILANGFFVTIEFALTRARQYSEAEFMEPGLERAWEMTEDLEIYLTGCQVGITAASIALGIVAEPALAALFEPLFGETVLASIGAGVILAYIIVSLVHKVYGEQAPTYLGVERSKQVCRYGATPLYWFTWVIRPILRVGDWVAKWTLSLFGVEMTGAWLESDGEDIEGRADLHRQLGSILDDGEVPEERRQEVMNALVVKEIPVRDSMVPREEIAALSTNNTPEENLAVIEEQPHLCFPLVGEDIDDFRGVVYLATVTNQFEAFKNGDIDIEDLAEPPMTLPADEEISGAIDRFQTENQELALVTEEGRVVGLLTSTDAFEEVMGELKDPIDAYQRKQRGDDASGLDSQSDPA, encoded by the coding sequence ATGCAAGCACCCGAAATACTCCTCCGTCTCGTCGCGGGTGCCGCGTTGATTCTCGCCAACGGGTTTTTCGTCACCATCGAGTTCGCGCTGACCCGCGCCCGACAGTATTCCGAAGCGGAGTTCATGGAACCCGGCCTCGAACGCGCGTGGGAGATGACCGAGGATCTCGAAATCTATCTCACCGGGTGTCAGGTCGGCATCACCGCCGCTAGCATCGCACTGGGTATCGTCGCCGAACCCGCGCTCGCAGCGCTGTTCGAGCCGTTGTTCGGCGAGACGGTTCTCGCGTCGATCGGTGCGGGCGTGATCTTGGCATACATCATCGTGAGCCTGGTACACAAGGTCTACGGCGAACAGGCCCCCACCTACCTCGGCGTCGAGCGCTCGAAACAGGTCTGTCGCTACGGCGCGACGCCGCTGTATTGGTTCACGTGGGTCATTCGACCGATTCTCCGCGTCGGTGACTGGGTAGCGAAATGGACGCTGTCGCTGTTCGGCGTCGAGATGACCGGTGCGTGGCTCGAATCCGACGGCGAGGACATCGAGGGGCGTGCGGACCTCCACCGACAGCTCGGGTCGATACTCGACGACGGCGAGGTCCCCGAAGAGCGTCGTCAGGAAGTGATGAACGCGTTGGTGGTCAAGGAAATCCCCGTCCGTGACAGCATGGTGCCGCGCGAGGAAATCGCCGCACTCTCGACCAACAACACCCCCGAGGAAAACCTCGCGGTCATCGAGGAGCAGCCACATCTCTGCTTTCCGCTGGTCGGTGAGGACATCGACGATTTCCGAGGGGTCGTTTATCTCGCGACGGTCACAAACCAGTTCGAGGCGTTCAAAAACGGCGACATCGACATCGAAGACCTCGCCGAGCCCCCGATGACGCTGCCGGCCGACGAGGAAATCAGCGGCGCCATCGACCGCTTCCAGACGGAAAATCAGGAGCTCGCGCTCGTCACTGAGGAGGGACGGGTCGTCGGCCTGCTAACCTCGACGGACGCCTTCGAGGAAGTGATGGGCGAACTCAAGGACCCAATTGACGCCTACCAGCGCAAACAACGTGGGGACGACGCATCGGGACTAGACTCCCAGAGCGACCCGGCTTGA
- a CDS encoding hemolysin family protein yields the protein MPMTALEASIRLIAGLLLILANGFFVAIEFALTRARQYSEAEFVEPGRTALERAWEMTQNLEIYLTSCQIGITFSSIAVGIVAEPALTAIFEPLFDGTVLASVGAGAILAFLIVNLVHLTHGEQTPTYLGVERSKLVCRYCATPLYWWTRAIWPIIKFGDGAAKWTLSLFGVEMTGAWLETEADVMQGRAGLYKRFSSTLEAGNVPEERRQEVMNALAVGDIPVEVIMVPREEIVALSTENTPEENLALVEEHSHSRYPVVGEDIDDFRGIVYLPTITNHFEDLMSGDVGIEDIAASPMTLPATEEINDAIDRFQRENQELALVTEGDEIIGLLTSTDAFEEVMGDLEDPIDERAGRAHRGADSTGT from the coding sequence ATGCCGATGACCGCGCTCGAAGCCTCCATCAGGCTTATCGCCGGTCTATTACTCATTCTCGCCAACGGGTTTTTCGTCGCCATCGAGTTCGCGCTGACCCGCGCCCGACAGTATTCCGAAGCGGAGTTCGTGGAACCCGGAAGAACCGCTCTCGAACGCGCGTGGGAGATGACTCAGAATTTGGAGATTTACTTGACCAGTTGCCAGATCGGGATTACGTTCTCGAGCATCGCGGTCGGGATCGTCGCCGAACCCGCGCTCACGGCCATCTTCGAACCGCTGTTCGATGGTACCGTTCTCGCATCGGTCGGCGCAGGGGCCATCCTCGCGTTTCTCATCGTCAACCTCGTCCATCTCACTCACGGCGAGCAGACCCCTACCTATCTCGGCGTCGAGCGCTCGAAACTGGTCTGTCGGTACTGTGCGACGCCGCTGTACTGGTGGACGCGAGCCATCTGGCCGATCATCAAGTTTGGAGACGGAGCGGCGAAATGGACGCTTTCGCTGTTCGGCGTCGAGATGACCGGCGCGTGGCTCGAAACCGAAGCCGACGTCATGCAGGGGCGTGCGGGCCTCTACAAGCGCTTCAGCTCGACCCTCGAAGCGGGAAACGTTCCCGAAGAACGCCGGCAGGAGGTCATGAACGCGCTGGCCGTTGGCGACATCCCGGTCGAGGTGATCATGGTTCCGCGCGAGGAGATCGTCGCGCTCTCGACCGAGAACACCCCCGAGGAGAACCTCGCGCTCGTCGAGGAACACTCCCATTCTCGCTACCCAGTGGTCGGCGAAGACATAGACGACTTCCGCGGCATCGTCTATCTCCCGACGATCACGAACCATTTCGAGGACCTCATGAGCGGCGACGTCGGCATCGAAGATATCGCCGCGTCGCCGATGACGCTTCCGGCCACGGAGGAGATCAACGACGCTATCGACCGCTTCCAGAGGGAAAATCAGGAACTCGCCCTCGTCACCGAGGGCGACGAGATCATTGGTCTCCTGACCTCGACGGATGCCTTTGAGGAGGTCATGGGCGACCTCGAAGATCCGATAGACGAGCGGGCCGGACGCGCGCACCGTGGTGCGGACTCGACCGGGACCTGA
- a CDS encoding methyltransferase: MTADGPSPEWILDIGQGFWASKTLMSATKLGVFTELDRNGPQTVEELEDALGLHPRGSRDFLDALVALDLLDREDGQYRNTPESAAFLVEGKPTSFVGWFEMINDRLYPFWDDLETALRTGRTQNEIDDEQTHPFEGVIYQDDEILEQFVGAMTSLSMGAAEVFAHEFPWKDHETVVDLGTSEGIVPKRIAEENDHVHAIGADLPRIEPYFRDFAGKSPAADRIEFQAADFFADEPLPAADVYILGHILHDWGLDDKRAILSKVAEAVNPGGAIVVYGTIIDEERRAAELPLLMSLNMLIETPDGFDYTAGQCIEWVHEAGFEGGEAKPLPGPDTMVVARK, translated from the coding sequence ATGACCGCAGACGGCCCAAGCCCCGAATGGATTCTGGACATCGGTCAGGGGTTCTGGGCATCAAAGACGCTGATGAGTGCCACCAAACTCGGCGTCTTCACCGAACTCGACCGTAATGGGCCTCAGACCGTCGAGGAGCTAGAGGACGCGCTCGGTCTGCATCCGCGGGGTTCACGGGATTTCCTGGATGCGTTGGTCGCGCTCGATCTGCTCGACCGTGAGGACGGCCAGTATCGGAACACGCCTGAATCCGCTGCGTTCCTCGTGGAGGGTAAACCCACGTCGTTCGTCGGCTGGTTCGAAATGATCAACGACCGGCTGTATCCGTTCTGGGACGACCTCGAAACGGCGCTCCGAACCGGCCGGACCCAGAACGAAATCGACGACGAGCAGACTCACCCGTTCGAGGGTGTCATCTACCAGGATGATGAGATTCTCGAACAGTTCGTCGGCGCGATGACCAGCCTCAGTATGGGTGCGGCAGAGGTCTTCGCGCACGAGTTCCCCTGGAAGGACCACGAGACAGTTGTCGATTTAGGCACCAGTGAAGGAATTGTTCCAAAGCGCATCGCAGAGGAGAACGACCACGTCCACGCCATCGGAGCTGATCTTCCCCGGATCGAACCGTACTTCCGAGACTTCGCCGGGAAGAGTCCGGCCGCCGACCGCATCGAATTCCAAGCCGCTGATTTCTTCGCTGACGAGCCACTGCCCGCAGCGGATGTCTACATTCTCGGCCACATCCTCCACGACTGGGGGCTCGACGACAAGCGAGCGATCCTCTCGAAGGTCGCCGAGGCGGTCAATCCGGGCGGGGCCATCGTCGTCTACGGAACGATAATCGACGAGGAGCGCCGCGCCGCTGAACTACCGTTGCTCATGAGCCTGAACATGCTGATCGAAACGCCTGACGGCTTCGATTATACGGCCGGCCAGTGTATCGAATGGGTCCACGAGGCGGGTTTCGAAGGCGGAGAGGCGAAACCGCTCCCGGGTCCGGATACGATGGTTGTGGCGAGGAAGTAA